ataatactttattcatcccgagggaaattgggttaaggctgccagccgtgccaacgccatcttacccttccgaccatacatacattacacaaacatcacggggtagacaggtcagagaggtataaccatggaaaatgcacaacatgaggaaagacgaggagaaaaaagaactccccccagactgagctccaacagggagatcagtttgagaacagaaaacacctcagcacatgAATCATCACATCTCACAACGTAGAAGACATAAGcttcgaaggcgtttggagggggtggggggtgagtgcaggtctgtgtcagtgtacatgcatgcgtgtgtgtgtgtgtgtgtgtgtgtgtgtgtgtgtgtgtgtgtgtgtgtgtgtgtgttccgtgTTCAACCGAGAGAAAGTGTCCCTTCACCTGgtttttttccactgtttgGTCATTTTGATGAAATGTTGCGACAAATAGGAAATTTCAATATTTTCTAATAAgaggtaaaaaataaatgaggaaGTTCAGAGCTGAccacaaagaaatcaaaccCAGTGTGTCAGTCAGTGTCTTCATCAGCACTGCTGCGGTTTGATCGCACGTTTAAAGAAGTCATTCAGTCGGCTCATTAAAAGGTAAGGATGGCAGTTTGGGACAAAAACACTCTGTGGGGTCTCCTGTTCCTGCTGGCAGGTAGGACGTGATCTCTGACTGTGGGaattattttgcttttcaaaTTTTTGCTAGACTCAGTCACTGTGTTCAAATCTCATCTCTGTGTTTGCTCTTCTTTAGGTGCTGTGGGTCAAACTGTGATCTATCCTCTCACGTCTACCTGTGCTGTCAGAGGATCCACTGTCACCCTCCCCTGCATCTTCACACCTCGGAAGTCTTTCAGTGACGGTGGGAAAGAAGTTCCTCTAAAGATCGTCAGAGTCCGCTGGTGTAAGAACCATGAGATCTGTCAGGGCGGCACTCCGTCTGTGTTTGACAGTAACTCAGCAAACAGAGATCCTCGTTATCAATATCTGGGAGACATGAAGACAAAATGCACTTTACAGATCAGAGATGTTCAGCAGGGAGACAGCGCAACCTTTCGCTTCAGGATGGAAGCTGATCATCCTGAAGGACATTTTACTAACAGGACAGGAGTGACTGTCAGAGTTGATGGTGAGAACATAAATCTCCTGATTCTGACACAAATATTAATCGTTAATATTAATGACTGTTTATTAAAACTAATGAACACTTTGATTTCAGATGGGTCTAAAATGAGAATAATCAGCTCCAGTGATGATAAAAAGTTGAGCAGAGGTGAAACCGTCACACTGCTCTGTGCTTCAGTCTGCACTTTCCACCAACTGGAGGTCACCTGGTTCAAAGATGGCCACGCCCTCTCAGAGACTGGCTCCTCCCTCCTTCTCATCCCTCTGACTGCAGAGGATTCTGGGAACTACACCTGTGCTCTGAAGGCCAACATGGAGACTGTCTCTGAGCCGTACAGCCTGCAGGTGGAGGCAGGTTGGTGTGATCAGTTTCTCTCAGGTTTTCCTCTCTGTCAAACAGCTGCATGATGCTAAACTTTTGCTGCGCTGCTCTCTTCCCCACAACATGTGTTAACCTGCAGCTCCACGATCCAGGAGGTAAATATATTAGATCTGTGTGGCGTCTGCAGAGCAGCTCAGAAATATCTGATCTTCTTCACAGGAAACCTGAACGAACTCACAGTCGTCCGTCTGGTTCTGTTCAGCGCTCACATGCTGCTCATCGTCACTGTGGCCTCAGTAATAATCAAAAGGTAATTTCCTCCCATTCTCTGTCAGTGAATCCCCTGGAACATCAGCTGCAGTGTTCACAGACCAGCACAGTCACATGCACCTGTGTCAGGTGAGTCCAGCTCAGGGCTGAGAGCATGTGTAAAACAGAGAGATGGGACTCAGGAGTCACCACAGCCAGCAGCTCTGAATGAAATGGGTCCTGGAGCTGAACCTGGAATATTCACGTTGTCCTTGGACTTGGATGAGAGCTGACATTCCCACCTCTGACTGTTCTTCTTCCTGTCTGCACAGGACGTGTTGTTTGCAGCACAGGAGCAGGTCAGCAGCAGAAAGCTAAGAGACATCTGGAAGCTCAGGTGAGTCACATGATTATATAAATGATCTGTCAAAGGTATCAGGAAGCACACGAGGTCTGTGAGTGAGTCTGACTCTAAATCTGGTTCTTCTAGttttaaataagaaaacattttcaaacctGATGAAACTCTGACCCAGATATTAAGACTGTTGAAGCAGACGTTTACAGGTGTTCACAAAGGTCCCGCCCACCTGTGAAAATCACTTGATATCGCTGAAGAGATTTCTCCCTGCAGGCTGGAGCTGTGTCTCCCCCTTCTGGCAGTGAGAGTAATTACACAAACACTGTCAGTGCTGAGGATGAGAAGAAGTCACAGCAACGGTCACGGATGGCTTTCTCTGTCAGACTGTAATCCTTCCTCTGAGCACTGAGTCTCTTTTTATCTGAATCATCACAAACTTTTCTCTGCTTGCATCACTCGTCATGATTTGGAGTTTGAGCCTGTTTATCAGCACCGACCTGTCTGCTGctgtcttcttctcttcctcGTTATCTCATCGCTGCTGTTTGAACTCTGCTTCCTGTTGTAGCCTCCAGATGTCACTGAGGAGCCGAGGACCAACGAAGAAGAACGTGGCCGGCGAGCGTGACGGCATCGTCACCTGTAACATGTCTGCTTTATTACCCATAATGCTCACCGTGGCGGTTCAGACTCCACGGTCACACTCTGAGCCGTTTAAGGTGGCGTTTAAAATGAGTCCAACACAAGTGCAGCTGTTCATGATCCGTCTGCAATCAGCGAGTCTTAACATCAAGGCCACAAAGATCAAACATGTGTTAGTGTGTTTGGAGCCGTTTCAGCTTTCCTTTTGCTTCTTGCTTTAGTTTCCGCTGTGAGAAACACCGAGTCTATTTTTATTCAAACACGTGgacatattctttctatttctgTGACTGTTAAAACGATTCAGTGTTTCTTTGCACTGCTGCGACTTATTAAAGCAATGAGAGCCTGACTGTTTCAGAGTGCTTGGACAGAAAATGTCATGGTTCAGCTGTGTGGTTGGCAAGAAGTGGACCCAAATCATCCAACAGGGAACATCAGACCTGTCCACGACAGTCAGTGATACACAtgcacagcagcacagtgcAAGGGGaaccagggattgaaccaccaaccctGGCAGGGATAACGAGCTGCTCCACAGCTGACGTTTGATCAGGTGCAGCCCTAAAGACGATTGCGACTCTCACGCTGACCCTCTGAGTGCAAAGGTAACAACAATACGGTGAGCTAACCAGCAGGTACAGGTGCACTGCTGACATCACAGCTAAACACACTCGGATTGATTCTCTGGCTCCAAGTTTGAGTCCGGGACAAAGTCTGTCTGATAAAATTGTTTAGGTGTTCGTTCTTACAGGACGAGCATTACAGCGAATCGAGATCATCGGCGTCTTTAACAGGAACAGGAAAACCTGAGATCACACCTCGGATATGGATCAGGTCCAAAGTGggaaacaaaaatcaaataaaaagatgAAATGGGTACAAATGGTAACGGTTAAAAAGCTTTAGAGATGAAAATAATTACAATAAGATGGAATTTAAAACTGCAAACAATGAAGTAAGTCCACGTCCAATATTTCTCTCATCttggtttttatgtgtttgttcaTCTGTGATTCTATCACTGAGCCCAGGATGGATTCCAAGATGAAGAGGAAACAGTCAACACGATGTTTTATAAGCTATTCGTGTGATTTATATATAAAATCTTAATGtttaaagcagcagcagtgcACAAAAGAGGAATACTTCACATTGGTGATAAATTAGAGGAAGAACTAGATGGCCTTgtcagctccatgaacatgaacGTGAAAGTCGTGACGTCTGACTTTAGTGAAACCGTGAAAGATGGTGTGGCTATGTTACCGTTCAGTGTGTGGATACGTGTATTGTTGTCACGTGGTATTTGTGCTGAATAAGAGAGAATCACGTGTGTTTGAACTGGATTCATGGAAACTTTCATGTACCGCGTTCTCAGCGAGTAAacgtctctgtgtttgtttccagGCCTCCTATAAAAATACTCTTTGCTCTGATTGGTGCACGCTGCCAAAGTTATGTCTGCTGGAAACAAAACTCCACCTCTCTGAGTGCATCACTGGAGAAAACGTCTGTTTTATTCTTGTAAAACACATTTCAAGAATGTGGGAAtactgtttgtccatgattGGGACAGGGGGACAGGCTCTGTCGGGGGTAAGTACTTTGGCGCCATACCGGTTGCTGCGCGCCCGTTTGCACGGTTGGCGAACATTGATGAAGTGATGGCTGTGAGAAGGTTTGAGGAAGAGGATGAGACTCCTGAAGGAGATGAAGCAACACAGGAGTACACTGAAGTATTTACAGCTTTTACACGAGCTAAGGTAAAATGgtgtaaaagtatttttttactgcttAAACATTTCCTTTATAATATCAAGTATTGACAAATAGGACTTAAATAATCCTCTGAATATCAATTTTCCAACAAAGTATATTGGCAACAGTCACAGGAAGCTAAATACACGCAGAGCAGCTTCCCCATAAATGCTGTCTGTGGGTTACAGTGTATCATTATTACACGTTTACATATTATTGCATATTTCAGTGTTTAGAATGAAAATACGTTTCCCAGGGGCCTCCTGTGGACACGTTTCTGACATGAAAGAACTCACCTGCTTCCTCAGGTATCAGTGAGCTGGTCCAGTGTGGGGAGACTGACAGCTGAGCCTGAGGTGTAATCTGTGAGGCAGCAGGTCCAGGGACGGATCTAGAGGAAGTTTCTTAGGGgggcatggaaatcaaatggggggtcaaatcaaagccttttttaaacacatatgtTACATATGGTTACAATGATTCACGTGCAGTAAGTCTGCACACGTTTGTATAACTGAATTATTTTCTTTAGCCACATAATGAAACACCTCAGTTACATGTGAGTTTGGATgctatgtactgtatagcctgtataataaataaatatgtagcccaataaagctacacaacatggggcggttcatttacaaacacaagtctaactcaatggtaaatggcctgtatttatatagcgctttactagtccctaaggaccccaaagcgctttacatatccagtcatccacccattcacacacaggtgatggcaagctacgttgtagccacagccaccctggggcgcactgacagaggcgaggctgccggacactggcgccaccgggccctctgaccaccaccagtaggcaacaggtgaagtgtcttgcccaaggacacaacgaccgagactgtccaagccggggctcgaaccggcaaccttccgattacaactCAACTCAACTCAACTCAAGTTTCACATCTTGTTAGAAAAAATCAAATTGTTGcttaaatttacacaaaatgtcagaaatctgcacgtCGTGAACAAAAagctaatttttcatgatttgttgggttCACCCTCTGGGGAACGCGATATAACCGCACACTTTTCACTACTTTGTGTTTCACCCTTACGTCTTTTTTTGCCTCgtttgtttggtatcattctctTCAGctcaacctcacgtgtctgaatttacacggagtttttcactgacatactgaagtaacacaactgatctgaaatcacacaaaaacatcaaatcctAGTTGTAGTTATATTCGCTTTACTGTAagaaccacaaacatgtttagtgAATAATTTTACTAAagttgaaatgcaaatataaacagtCAGATTTTAAAAACGTATGCACACAACAATAAAGTTATATACAACTATTTGTCTAAAAGTCAATGCATCCCACAGGTTTTTGTACAAACATTTACAACTCCTGAAACTACAAtaagagaacaatcaggtgtcacaataagatgctgcacaaattatttgtgtgagtgaaaaaaacagtttgtggccacaagacagaggagaacagcacagggacaaacctgcaggcctgacagcaggaggagtatcactgctgctgtttccACCTGGAGACTGTTTACACTGCAGCCTTTGTCACactcattagtgccctcactgacacacaacaaCCACtacacaacacattaactacacaagacagTAGCTCACTCAGCgcttttaaatcatttgttCTACTAAGTAAGAAAAGTTCACATAAATTCATGTTGGCAATAAAAGAGCGGGGGCACAAGGGTCTACAGGTCAATGACACTGACGATGCTTTTAccgctttgtgtttgttttcatgttacTCTACAAGgtcagtgaaataaaaaaacgtGTTAACCCCTGGACTAAAGAACAAGTGCTCCAAGTGGGCGAGGTGCTAATGTTCAGATGGCAGGTCTACATCTAGAATCAAAACGagcacaaacatcaacaaccaaaGTGAAGCATTAAGACAAAACAGAGCAATGTCAAACAGGATCCACACATTTGGGCCACAAAATAGATGTAAACTGACTAAAGTAAGACACAAATCAGACAAAAATAGATGCAGCATGATCACAAACAGACACATGTTGGCTACATATTGATGCAAACTGACTAAAATCACACGTGCAACCCTTTCTACATATTTgacaacagaagaaaaacacaaacaaagttggaatgtatttttaatgtagatttttttattttatgccgaattagatattttaaaaatcaagcgccaaatcacaaagtCTCCTCCCTGTTTGTAGTGTAAGGTCAAAACCCTACAGTACTACAGggaaccccaacaatcaaatgatccccctctgagcaagcactaggcgactgtggggaagaaaaactccctttaacaggaagaaacttccaacGGAACCGGGCTCAGAAGGGACGGCCATccgctgcgaccggttgggggggATGGAAATCAAAAAGGAGACGAGATGGCGTGAACTACAGTTGTTAAAATTTGGATTTGGTGCCAAAATTCTGCTTCAAGATGTTAAAAGAAGCAGCGCGGCGGGGAAAAGCCAGGAAGGTCATTTTAATCATCTCTGGCTTTAGTGAACCACCTAAAGGGTTTTCGCAGAGTTTTTCCCAACgctgaaaaaaacctggaaattttggactttttggGAGGACTGGGGATGACTCCGAGGAGCATTTTTAGATGCTTTATCAGAGCCTCATCAAAAGACGCATCATTTGCCATCGCAGCCTTTAACACATCGTCTGGGGAGCCAAACTCCTTGATGAGGCATTTGGCCATTTTCTTGATGAACTTTTTCTTGTCATTGGTCAGACTTGTGGCGGACTCTGTGCTGCTGAGTTCAGGCTGCATCAGATCTCGCAGACGCTTGAGGACCACGTCTAGTTCTTTTGTAGTACATGAGGTCCTGACACAAAAGTGTTGAGTTTCAGGGCTTGATTTTTTGATGACTCTCATCATGAGGATATAAGCGAGGTCATTGGAAATTCTCTCAGCATCAGAAGATGACACTGATGACCTCATCTCTGACATGTCAGAGGAATCCTTGGGAGAGCCTGAAACACTGGCAGAGCGTTTTTGGGGAGAAATGCTCCCAGATTTTGGTGTTTGAGGTCTCTGATCAGCTGCCAGGGAGAATTTTTCTGGGGAAATGCTCCCAGATTTTGGTGTTTGAGGTCTCTGATCAGCTGCCAGGGAGGATTTTTCTGGGGAAATGCTCCCAGATTTTGGTGTTTGAGGTCTCTGATCAGCTGCCAGGGAGGATTTTTCTGGGGAAATGCTCCCAGATTTTGGTGTTTGAGGTCTCTGATCAGCTGCCAGGGAGAATTTTTCTGGGGAAATGCTCCCAGATTTTGGTGTTTGAGGTCTCTGATCAGCTGCCAGGGAGCATTTTTCTGGGGAAATGCTCCCAGATTTTGGTGTTTGAGGTCTCTGATCAGCTGCCAGGGAGAATTTTTCTGGGGAAATGCTCCCAGATTTGGTGTTTGAGGTCTCTGATCAGCTGCCAGAGAGAATTTTCTGGGGAAATGCTCCCAGATTTGGTGTTGAGGTCTCTGATCAGCTGCCAGAGAGCATTTTTCTGGGGAAATGCTCCCAGATTGTGGTGTTTGAGGTCTCTGATCAGCTGCCAGAGAGCATTTTTCTGGGGAAATGCTCCCAGATTTTGGTGTTTGACGTCTCTGATCAGCTGCCAGAGAGGATTTTTCTGGGGAAATGCTCCCAGATTGTGGTGTTCGAGGTCTCTGATCAGCTGCCAGAGAGCATTTTTCTGGGGAAATGCTCCCAGATTTTGGTGTTTGAGGTCTCTGATCAGCTGCCAGGGAGAATTTTTCTGGGGAAATGCTCCCAGATTTTGGTGTTTGAGGTCTCTGATCAGCTGCCAGGGAGAATTTTTCTGGGGTAATGCTCCCAGATTTTGGTGTTACAGGTAATGGAACAGATTCTCTTCCACTGCCATCTGAATCTGTGCTTGTGTCCTTTGTTGGGGTCCTTGTTCTTTTCATAAAGTTCTGGATGTCttccacagccacagaaaccttGTCATCAATCATTTGATCTTGGTCTTCGTTCTCCACCCAGAGTAAAAGCTTTTGTACAAACTTTTCTACTGCGTCTTCTACGAGCACATAGAGGACTTCAGCAGAAAAGGG
The genomic region above belongs to Oreochromis niloticus isolate F11D_XX linkage group LG11, O_niloticus_UMD_NMBU, whole genome shotgun sequence and contains:
- the LOC102076842 gene encoding sialic acid-binding Ig-like lectin 10; the encoded protein is MAVWDKNTLWGLLFLLAGAVGQTVIYPLTSTCAVRGSTVTLPCIFTPRKSFSDGGKEVPLKIVRVRWCKNHEICQGGTPSVFDSNSANRDPRYQYLGDMKTKCTLQIRDVQQGDSATFRFRMEADHPEGHFTNRTGVTVRVDDGSKMRIISSSDDKKLSRGETVTLLCASVCTFHQLEVTWFKDGHALSETGSSLLLIPLTAEDSGNYTCALKANMETVSEPYSLQVEAGNLNELTVVRLVLFSAHMLLIVTVASVIIKRTCCLQHRSRSAAES